The following is a genomic window from Melitaea cinxia chromosome 24, ilMelCinx1.1, whole genome shotgun sequence.
tcggttcacaaacgacggagttatccccgaacataaaatatatatatacggtcgaattgagtaacctcctcctttttttggtcagttaaaaaatagactaattatgttaaatagcaGTATTGTTATTGtgcaatttgtttattttttgtttagatttCTATTCGCTGTGgggtttttgatattttttttgcaaaagaaggctaataatgaaacataaatggtctaaataacattgttaagttaattaaaatttcatttttttcttttttaaatgtgattatTGAGTTATTTTTGTGAAAGATCACTAATTATTGCAACTTTTATGCAGCTAAAGGTTTATTTTGTTGATCTGTACTAGTTTTAAGTGTTTAAACACTAAGTTTTCATAAGATTTCTAAGACTGTTCAGTTGGCTTTCAAGTTAATGTAACAACCCAATGtgataaataaagaacaaaagattttggtattttttctttttgtctggCAAGCTTAAATCAATACTATAATAGCCCTAAAATATGACACCTGTAAATATTGGGATTAACCAGATACAAACAATTTTTGGTCTGGGCGTTCAgtactttattaattagttcTAATATTAGGACATTGGGTCATCCTCGGAAGTCCCCTCTATTAAACTGGGCCGCAGGAGGTTAAAAAAATGGTtagatattagaaaaaaatgtattcatttaaaaattacaaaagttaTGTTTCCGCCCGGGATCGAACCGGGGGCCTTCTGCGTGTTAGGCAGATGTGATAACCGCTACACCACGGAAACGTTAACGTGAAGAGCGAATTAGTGcaatagtaaattattatattctgttatactaataatagtttatacttataattaacTCTAACGAATACTAAGTACTTcaagtagcttattatcttctcaatatctatctttatacaaaaaattcatcaaaatcggttctgcGATATAAAACTCAATTTGTTACTAtgtttgttactaccaaatgtgcattagaaatatacctactatcaatttttattgtatttatgttttGGCGATAATgacttactcataaaagataaatatatgcTGTCGTGGACTTTTTTGTAgaactaattaagataaacatttctcttgtatattatatatgtttaatcACTACAGTTTTTACAGcatacgccagaatagctcgcaaaTGGCATATTTTTATCCGACTTACTTAACacttatcgttatattttgaataagtaattcacacactatctttaaagaTTACAGCCTGTGCTATTCTAATATTtgagctatattattgtaaattttatttaaaatccattcggtagtttttgcgtgaaagaggaacaaacatccatacatattacatacaaacttttgcatttataatattagtagaataGTGAGTAGGTAcagttatttaaatactaaaattttaatatgggATTAATCACAAAGTACTGGCTACTAATAAATCTGGTTCTGGTCTGGTAATAAATATTGGCTTTTACTATTGGCAGTTAAATAATATCAATCTTCTCATAAGGTATCTATCTCCATAAAATAAGTCAACCGGAAATTTTATCGTTTTGGATCCCCCCGCTACTTTAAGTGACCCCCTAACAAACATTAGATCACAAAAGCCAGGGCCTCCACCATACATGATTTCGCAATGCAAAAATGGCATACAGATTATAATCTGTATGCCAtttgcgagttggcggataaggattattaaattttactttgtcttaatatactaGCTACTCTGGCGAGGTAGCTACGGATAAACCGTCCTGTCATTGTAGAATAAAGCCGTCCTTACGCGCTCATGAGAGGGTTTATGCAGCAGCCAGATTTAAAAAAACggctaataattttttttcacgtgAGACGTGATCTATAAAACTCACAAGACCTCTCATTTAATGGACCTCAGTTAGTTAATCAGTTTATTCATATGcatttgtgtatatttatgtttatgccGCACTACACCTTTTCATGCCGTTTACCAGAGGTCGCCTGGAAATCTCTTAGGGATAAAATTGCCAtttgaaccgacttcaaacaaggACGGATTTCTTAATATCGactgtactgattttgatgattcttattttagtcGAAAGGTCCAATTAAATTTTAGCGAGATCTAACCATTAGGTTTTGATTTAATCCTAATATGCAATTAATTGACTGTTATTTTGACTTCCTACCTTGATAAGGtactcatttttattatttaaattgaagtcggtttttcgcatactaataataatggtaatagtacatacataataaaatacttatataattatgcattgtaataatataacaaatgcGTAAATAAAAAGATcagtttaatttcaataaaatctcatacaaaagtaaattagaAGCTCATTCATTAAACCGTGTTTTCCAACTCCTGTCCATTTCATATTTATCAGCTTTTATTGccaaattagaaatatatattacataattatgaccCGGTGAATTTCTTACCGCCATATATTCTTTTAAGTATATCGGCTTTTTTTTTCCTTGTACAAACCTTGTCATGTCATTGATGATcacaaaataattatctaatttgGTAATCATGTGCATACATATATTTcagttattcatttttttttttttaataatcataaaaatagatcctaactttttaatttatattgataacATTATTTCAGtgattacaatataaaataagatactcaaattattataaagattactttttgtattttaaaaagatcTGTGGATGAGAAATTTTGATTTTTCCAAAACCTGACCAAATTGTTCAATACACAAAATATCAaatcattaaacaaataaatattaatgaaaaaaatatataaccgcattttaattttttttttgcaaaattgcTGACTGAAAAGATAgatctaatacaaaaaaaaatatcttctaGTTCATAGTCGATGAAACaagtatagttttaaatttttttataattatttgaacaTTTTATGGTATTATCATAGATTCTTTTCATTGTGATACTTAATTCTAAATTAATTCACATTCAATAATTCacaattactttaattaaaaaattgatttatatagTTTTGGAATGAAAAATgagcaaatattaaatatgactacataatatatatatattttttttaattttttacattgaataaattataataaaaaaataattatctatgaTATATCGATATTATGTGCTAGAATTAAGTtagttattctttaaaaaatttttttattttattataagcttGCAAAGTATACACATACACAGCTTAGTATACAGAGTGAGTGTGTTCCTTTTTTGCAAAATATACGCATCTTTACAATAAAGAAATTCTTTAAGCTAattgtagataattttatttacatgagACTTGCTGCAGTAATCATATTCCCGATACTTCCACAACATTACAAACATAGTCACAAGCAACTCAATATTGGGAATCTAAAAATTAAGTTTCCTATAAGTTAAAGTAATATTGACTGTAAACGCTTAAGCTAATTTtgacaaattattattacatttaagcATGGTTTATCCTAGATAAGGCAACGAAACTCTGCTTAGTATTCAAATCATAGTATCCAACCGGGCCAGCGTCACAATCTGCACaacttaaatatttgtaattgtcaACTGTGTGCGTAAATCCTATGTTCTCGAAAGTATACATGTTCTCTACGTGATAGAATTCATTCACTTTTTCGTTTTGAACCTCTGCGTCTTTTCTTGTGTCTTGCTGCATTAGAGGTAGATCTTTCTGaaattacaaagatttttaTTGAAACCTTACACTCAACGGCTAGCACTAGTTACTTTTGTGTATCCGCAAACATCTATACAGATCTTTGCCATAAGCAAAGATCGAtctcgcaaccgccagtgcgACAGCTAATACCGTGCCgaagaatttaaattttataacaaatcgttaatatttgaaaatggaTAGTGTAGACatcatttctattatatttttttaatctttaatctAGTAAAGTCAAGCTAAATCAGCTACTGCaacatttataacatataacctTAAATTTGGTTCCAtcataatttatgttaaattattagaaaaagtATTTACCTCTTGTTTAACGAATTTACCAGATTTCTTGTCTAACATTTTGGAAccacaaaatttacatttaacgATTGATTTATTCGTTCCATTTTCGACATATTCATTGGAAACTGTAATTCCATTTTTTTCGGCGCTCTCCGAATCCGACATTATAcaaagttaataattaatatatactctttgatgttaataataaaatataaatacacttaGGTCTTTAGAAAGTTCAATTAAGTGCTAATTTATGTGAAAATAAGCCcgatagtatataaataatatactatactTCAACAATGCAATTTCATTTTGCATACCATAAAAACTAATACAGCGCATTTATAAAGTgagttataataattgtgtgtttaaacttttaaagacttttaacacatttatattgtaaataaattttgcgATATTATCCTTACGGTAATTTACTGTACTACTTTCTATATAATGtttgaaacaaataatacaatcacgaaactatttatgtttatgattcatttttttacggaaaaagaaagaaagatttAGAATATCATTATTCGTAAACTCTCCTTTAGGCGTTAATAAATTTACACAGATCtttacaacaacaaaaacaatacTAGAAAAGAAAACAATCACTTTTAGATATTTAAttgagttatattttataacaatttgaaTAGgtttaagggcctgtttcaacagttgtggataacgctatgtGACGGCTGATGATAattatccaacagataaaagtttttaatgaattattttttttcactatcGATTTTTTTCACCCGgtacctattttaaaaatatttcttatagcaaaaattaatctaaaagctgtagtttatttagtttattttagcAAAACAAGTCTTAATGGCCTGTTCTACtttctgctgttaaagtctaatcgtaatttatttacaggataaactttatccacaactggcatagagcaacacggaggggagtagccatgcaCAGGCGTTctcctctgtcaaggtataagtccAAATGGTCCATAcgcatacaataaaactagttgcagccgcattGATCACTAGAccaaatctagttgcgcgattgaatccacgtccttcaaaaaatgctgaattgttttttttttttttttttttgctgcaaaaagagaTTTGCCACGTGAAATTTACTAAAAGATGAAGTACCTTTTCAtaggtaagtattttttaatcacctGATTActttatacttcttttaaacttttttcaaacttacaaaataacaattgtTATCGGTCGTGTAGTTTAGGATTTGCTTACTAATACAGGctgctcgccctcatacaatatgtgGCTCTGTCGAGTGACTGATCCGAATCTATTtgctaaaaaagaaaaaagaaaacccaCAAAATGTATtcgtcatatttataaaaaaaactaatccaTTTTAGAAACCAGTAATAGATACAACTGtcactggtttttaaaatgatataaacatttaatttatttttgacatgataattattgtagtacattataaacaaagtccatctttataataacaccttacctttgtatcactttaaaaacctaatttccctaaccgagtacttgaatttattgATAATGCGTATCCACGGGTGTTACAACCACGCCTGTAGGctacttgtcagtgtagttgcggcatgTCATTTTGTACTGTAATGACATAGAATGTATCTATGCGTgagtgaaaaatgtaagtgtgtttttaaattagtatgtgtgagtttcgtagtgacaaacgattatttttgtgtgggaattaggttaagtgtgcgtgtgtgtgattTCCCCTCGCAAAAAATTTTtgacagttttgtatcggtaaaaaaCGCTATGGCTATTCTCCTCCGTAATTGCTCTTTGAGACTTTGACAACTGGTGATTGGTGAATCAGGCCCCGAAAGTGTAAATGGCAACACCTATAAAGTAATTACAATTTGAATTTGTCACTTTTGTCAGTGTGGACTGTGGATGTGTATTTCGTCAACTATAAATTTACACtgattattgattaaaaaagtttatttagaaCAACTAAACATGAGTTCCGGTTTTATATCAGAATCTGAAATATTAGAAGCGAGACGCCGTCGCCAGGAAGAATGGGATAAAGTTAGAACTGAGGAGCAACCGAAAGGTTTGAATGGCAGAATCCAAATgcatttttcaattatttgtaAAGTGTGTATTATTTACAGATAGTACAGCTATTAtattgtgttaaaatattttttgtaacagttAAGTTTGTTAATTAGCCGTTATGATTTTGACCTTAAGATGAAAAACTGTCATACTTCCTTGGTTAAACTTAATTTCTATATTAACAGGTCCTAATCAAAGCTGCtatcaaatttaatattgaaaatagaaaaaagtacCGTACCTACATGTTTTTAAACCAGTATTGtagtatttagttttttttacataactttaactaacaacttttgacagaatgaagtcttgtctgggcagctagtaaataaataaaataaatgctcCACACTCAAAGgccccccagtaggattatctcctgtgtcgggggtccggaaacacacacaatacacaagcacaaatgcccagaccacgacaaacatcacACGGACGTTTATCAATTCatgttttgaatataaattaagtatagAGAAATACTTTCTGTTTTTCAGTGTATAATTTCTTACCAAATATTTATCACACCTAAAACTTCTGTTAAGCGTAGTACATATGCAAGtgtagttaatattaaaagttagGGTAAACCTTCTATAcctccgcagtggagcagtgtggtggatttgGATCCGACTCTTATCCTTCATAGAGAAAGAGCCCAGCATTGGGACGAAATAGatttaattaatcaatcaatgtaaaacatttataaatatattattttttctattgttCAGAGGCTCCAGAAGAAGCTTATGACAGCCGACCGTTGTTCACGCGTTTAGAAGAACAGAGATTAAAGAAAGAAGCCGAATATGAAGAAGCTCACAAACTCAGTAAGtcttagataatatatatattttttaagtttaacagTTTGCACAACTTCTGATCTATTAGGAatcttaaaatatcaattttggTAAGTACtgtataagtaaaagtaaagataaaatacattttctaaTTTTGGTGTGTGAAATAGATGGATGATATACACGCATAATTACGATTGTTGATAAAGATCTGTGGACTTAGTGATGTGGTATTTCATGcaggatattattaattttgtacttaaCCCAATGtgcatatattattttcaaatgagTAGCTGTGGAGCTACAAATATGGGCCAATATCCATAAAAATATGGGCATGGTTATTACAAGAGTTAATAAATgttataggaaaaaaaaatgttattaaaatgaaacttaCTTGCTTGCTTGTTTTCAATAAAACATATAGAATATGTAACAGCTAGCTAGCTGTCTAAATGAAGGCAACTTTATTGCTAGTACTGtagtacttttatatatttatttgtttaatatgtaaatgtctgttttctttttttttcttttttttttgttcacttAGCAtctaatttgttttgtttttccttttcttattttcacatttgttaatttaattttttaacagatggatggtcgtaattagcctttattattatatttcatttttattttttttttatattttttttgtgctctaccattcttaataaataaataaataaatgagattgtacgattttatttatgtgttaccctcacattaggaattctaaacatttttgaatatcatatcaaaaattgaccgctccagcgggattcgaacccgcgtctccgactgaccgtgtcggcgctctagccaattaaattatggaacgatgtacccgctagagcgaaacttttgatatgatgattttttattttcggtttaagcgaaccgtggcgccgaaATGAGATTGTTAATAGACAAGTGTTGCCCAGGGTGTTTATTATAGCAAATGCGTGTAACAAAGATCCATCCATCATCACgagcatttataatattagtaggatttaaAATGCTTTTCTTTTccgaaattgttaaaaattttccaaaattgttaaattataaacaattgcCTTGTTCTTGTAGAGAATATGATCAGAGGTCTAGATGAtgatgaagtcggttttttggaCTTAGTTGAGCGCACAAAGGCTGAAGTAGCTCAACAGATAAGCATTGAGGAGAAGAAGGAAATGCAGGAGTTCAGGTATGTCTTTgaattttgtgatatttattgCACACTAACAAACAGATTAATGGGCAgatgatagatagatagatgggcaaaacacatgagttcacgttatttttggtgtaaacttgtggaggcctatgtccagcagtggactgtataggctgtaatgatgatgatgaaacagattaaaataattgataaaagcTGACCTGACAAACAGTAttgccatatatatataattaaattgtaatagttTGAAAGGAATTAAATTGGTTTCATTACTCAAAGAATCTCTAAGAACTCTATAGAAGCGtgcaaattttgtttaaaaaaaataaattatttgatgatCATGTTTTTGAACATTGCCACCTgagtttatatatgtaatttcaTATTCCGAACATATCAAGACGTAGAGAAagaatagttaattaataaactaataatcattataaatattgttcggcactacaaaattaaaaaaaaaaacatataggtATTGTCATCTTGAAATTGTATGCCTTATTTTCTTCTGAGTTCTTGCTAGTGTTTGATCAAGTTCTAATTTATTGTTACATTAACAGGATGACTTTGCTTTAATAGGACTGTACATTTAGAAATGTAgtctatgataaaattaatattgtaatgtattttaaatgtaactactgctagcaaaccttaataaataaataaatacaataagtaaataaatattttattaagttatctATTTGTATCATAGGAGTATCAATGGCATAAAAATGAAGATTTTTAGACTTATAATGGAATCCGTGCGAACTTGGCCtagttttgttatgttttatatagattattcttTTTGCAATTATTaagcattgttttattttgtttagtttcaACTTTAACATATGGTAGCTTCTTATTAGCATATAAGTTTTAAGCTatccaaataatataataaaattgattacaGAGAAAGAGTATCAAGCCTAGCAGAGAGTGAAGAATTAACAAGATTAAGGGCACAGCTAGCCCCGGCTCGGACCACTCAGACCAACACTCAAACACAAAAGAATAAGCTACAGggggtaaatatatatttatttattaattaatatattattgtaaaccaCATCTACattatacacattaaaaattgatttaagaTCGACATGACAATTTCTTTCGATATGACAATTTCTTCCACACaaaccaaatatatatatatatataatcatatatattaataatataatcatattatatttgtaaactaGAAATAAAATCGGGATGTTATTGTTTCAACTGTTCTCGAGTTCACTAAGTATATTCATTGTTATTTTAGTTAAGTAAAACGataacttattaattttattagatttgcACCAAAAAGTTTTCTGTACCtaagtgtattttttaatataatatatgttttacaGGTTGTTGTGAGAAAGCGAAAAGCGAGTGAAATGGAGGGCGACAAACAAGACAAGGAGAAAGAATCCCCTCCCCCTAAAAATGGAGTCACTGCTAACAACAAGTATGTATtagaataactaaatatataaacgcctcacactaaTTACGTTTAAAAACCGACCGGAAAAACAACATAATGattgaaaaaatactttaattacttaaaataaaattacaattaaaatatgagAAACCTATTCGATGGGAGAATTAGGAATAATCTACAATAGACGTAAAATGATTGCTCGACATTATTATGAGTGAGATTAGGCTACCGTATgatattgcacccccaagtacTGAAGCTGACATACGGTCTAgtaatgcctacccgggcgtcatGGATATCATCCgaaaatgggttcccctgcgataccaaaataaaaaaaacaaaaaagggtACCGTATGATACACTAGGATTTACTTGGGATTCCAtaaacacaaaacacaaaaacacGCCCAGACCATTGCAAACAGTCATAAGTCGCCGATAAATTATCCTGTAATAAAAACTGGTGTTATTATACAACTTATACAATTGTAATGATTcttcaaaaaaaagtttaaaaaaaaataaaagaaaaaaaaacgagtgtgctttagaccacacgactgaagttaaacttcgttagcaataggcctgcactgtgtcttagatattcAAAATGTAACAGGCTATGAGATAGAGAGAAAGAAATTTTTTTCTCGCACCTCTcttgttccgttcgcctcactcgatcgcacttttcgtaacactcttgtcacgcattcaccacaTTACCCCCCAAGTCAaatagaagttttattttaatagttttaataaataaaatatatattttcagacAAGACAATAGCGGTCAAGCAGTAATACCGGGGGAGATGGTCGGTGCTCTACGCTGTGTCGGAGTGTTGCCCGGTCTCGGGCACTACGACACTGACACTTCCAGTGACACTGATGACTCTAGCGACAATGACTCTGTAAGTAGACTTTACAacttctttatatattataattgagGCAGGGCAGAGCAGGATATCGCTTGAGACTGTAATATTTTACTGTCTTTCCTCACGTAAGAAggataggagaaggatcagagcttattctAATACGCTACTTCACTGCGGGTGGCGGATATGTACACTACCATGAGTAACAATCGttatcagttgtacatgataacaaccgggagcgacagcttaacgtgctctccgaagcatggtggggagactcacaagggaGCGAGGTATTTTCCACTCAAAATCGGACATTGAACCCACAAACAGAACacagcagaaagcagggttactacaaactgcgccaacgggctagtttgattgttttctttataatatgcAAGACATTATTTTTTAGAGCGACAAATGCTGTGTAAAGAGAGATCTCCTCGGACGGAGGCCAGAACAAACTAGCGAGGGGAAGCGAAAGGAAGAAGGgaaaagttaaatttaagtaatttagaACTTTAATTGTTACGTAATAACGTTTTAAATTGCTTAATTTAGATTATAGGCCGGATATAAATTACGTcgcaaatattttatgatatgaCACGTTGATGTCACACGTTTGTGACGTTAAATTGTGTGacaattatcatattttttttaaatataaagttaaagaTCTGTGTGATTTTGctcaataaactttatttacgaTAGAGTAATACAGTTGGAGAGTTACGTAATATCATGCGATGTAACTTAATGTCACGTATTATTAAATGATGTCATGTAATATCAATCGATGTCATCCGATGTTACTTAGTATTTAACGACGTCACATTCTATAACATCATCTTTCAGTTTGTCACATGATACAAAATACTGTCACGTGGCACGAAATGTTACACGACGTCACGCTATTTCACATCTTGTCAAGTGatcgtgtgacgtaatttatgtatGGCGCTCAAGCCCGTTGGCAATTTTGATTGAAATGTTATATGTTAGTGCTAGCTTTTATTAAGGTgtcattatttatacataaattatgtGATCAGAAATTGTCATATCAGCCAcgtcattttataatttgattgtttattaaatgctattatacatttaattgtttagctcatttcgacaccagcaatttatactaagctaactcttaaaagtgaactttacaatagaggcttataaaagggaaaaacgtgataccttttatattaactaAGAAACCTttctgaaatttggtatctttaatagttaatttattcattgcaatttcacattttttttttattacatataaaaaacacattttatcaagttcgcattagaaaaacaaacttatcgaaaagtcgaattggcgtagtataaattgttggtgtcgatttgTTGCATGGaattgaggtaggacacagcaagaTATATATCCTGCTcagaatctggagcagcccatttgttatatatattatcttaacCTCAGaggattacagctaaataacaaaTGTTTGACATCtttgtagtacaaaaaaattataaataaaactagtttTTGACAAGTTAAGGCATGACCCGATAGAAAGAAATAATGCAAATGACTTACTTGCTTTTGTCTTTAAATTCGTAAGAAGTTAAAAGTATCCAAgcatcatttataaaaaaaaaataatatgttgttcTTGTAAATTTACCTATTCGTCAAGAGATGGCGCCAGGTGATAAAAGTTCCAAATTTATAAgtaatcgattttattttttgacccAATAAACTGAAGACCAAATTACCATGGAAATTTTATTCTACAATGAGATTATTATGGTACGTATAGTGTGtttgattccaatgaacgcgtAAGCATGGccattatttaaaatgaaaacacgGTTTATGCAACTATCTTGCCAGAAAGGGCTAACATAATTTTCTCGTGTAACGTGATCTATAATACCTACAGGACCGACCATTTGAAGGGCCGCAGTTAACACTCGAACATctacatacacatattattatatactacataaacatgAAAATACGTAGAAACTTACATATGCATGTAGTTATCTCAtggatgaagtaaaaaaaaagtagataatgcgcggcctttgttgttactgaagccacaaaactcggctccttcaagtaaacacacgcgctcacgcacacatatgcatcaaactccgctcattttcgttagtatctcacggggcctcgtacagtaactttgcctataaaatgccgatcttttgtaattaaatggtgcaaaaacaataccaaagtgaacaaaaagtctgaagaaatatcgtttcacacgtaagtacatacaaaactttatattttttgttattctaaaataatattgaggttattcggaacttataatttccatgccccgaaatgacgtaccgagggagtgttaccagtaattcttatttccattagcccaaaatacgggtaagtaaattgtaggcaatcgtaaaaaaataattaagtagaaagtgaacatcattattgtgttttttttatcgtgtgattttatgttttacctaaattgaagtcaatatgaatttttaactcgtttgtgtctgtttaaatttttgaattaactactcatattttactactaaatatcatgattttagatttccaacgaatattttaataggagatagatagaataggtagctgctgtacgactgagccgaaatgaactacaacgacagccatcctcatctaatgtggtttgttcaaaccattttgataaagctgacatgtacggtacaaaacgtggacttcgcagagtaccatcacgtatatactactacttactactacgtattttaatgttgtaatttttgttctaggacctacagGATGAGTCTAAAAatcagtcgttaaccaagattcaatctttgatacacctagaaaacataaactaagagaaaagttaaaaaaaaacaggaactttataataaaaaaaatgtaaaataaataaatcattacagcaaaggaaacaggaacttgcccttcagaggaatcatcaa
Proteins encoded in this region:
- the LOC123665447 gene encoding guanine nucleotide exchange factor MSS4 homolog gives rise to the protein MSDSESAEKNGITVSNEYVENGTNKSIVKCKFCGSKMLDKKSGKFVKQEKDLPLMQQDTRKDAEVQNEKVNEFYHVENMYTFENIGFTHTVDNYKYLSCADCDAGPVGYYDLNTKQSFVALSRINHA
- the LOC123665594 gene encoding PSME3-interacting protein, which gives rise to MSSGFISESEILEARRRRQEEWDKVRTEEQPKEAPEEAYDSRPLFTRLEEQRLKKEAEYEEAHKLKNMIRGLDDDEVGFLDLVERTKAEVAQQISIEEKKEMQEFRERVSSLAESEELTRLRAQLAPARTTQTNTQTQKNKLQGVVVRKRKASEMEGDKQDKEKESPPPKNGVTANNKQDNSGQAVIPGEMVGALRCVGVLPGLGHYDTDTSSDTDDSSDNDSSDKCCVKRDLLGRRPEQTSEGKRKEEGKS